The Streptomyces racemochromogenes DNA segment CGCCGGCGTCGGGAAGACCGCGCTGGCCCTGCACTGGGCGCACCGGCGCCGCGCGGACTTCCCCGACGGCCGGCTCTTCGCCGACCTCCACGGCTACAGCCCCATCCCCGCCCGGGACACCACCTCCGTGCTGCGCGAGTTCCTGCTCGCGCTCGGCCTCCCCGCCGAGCGGATGCCCGACTCGCCGCAGGCCCTCGGTGCCCGCTACCAGGAGCTGACCGCCGGGCGCCGGATGCTGGTCGTGCTCGACAACGCCCGTGACTCCGCGCAGGTGCGGCCGCTGCTGCCCGGCGGCGACGACTGCGTCACCCTCGTCACCAGCCGCAGCCGGCTCGGTGAGCTGGTGGTCTCCGACGCCGCCCGCCCCGTGCCCGTGCGCGAGCTGCCCGCCGCGCAGTCCACCGAGCTGCTCGCCGCCGTGCTCGGCCCGGAGCTGGTCGCGGCCGAGCCGGAGGCCGCCGCGCGCCTCGCCGGGCTGTGCGACGGCCTGCCGCTGGCGCTGCGCGTGGCGGCGGCCCGGCTCGCGACCCGCCCGCACCAGGGGCTGGCCGCCTTCGCGGGCGAACTCGCCGACGAGCACACCCGGCTGGACCTGCTGAACGTGGGCAACACCGGCGTCGCCGCCGCGCTCCGCCTCACGCTCCAGCACCTGCCGGAGCCGGCCCGGCGGATGTTCCACCGGCTGGGGCCGCACACCGGGGCCGCCCTCGACGTCCGCACCGCCGCCGCGCTCGGCGGCTGCCTGCCCAGTCAGGCCGCCGCGGCGCTGGACCAGCTGGCCGCCGCCCAGCTGGTGGTGGAGGCGGGCCCGCAGTCCTACGTACTGCACGACCTGGTGCGGCTCTACGCCCGCAGCCTGTCGCCGGGGCACGACCCGGAGGGGCTGCTGCGGCTGCTCGACCACTGGCTGCGCACGCTCCTCGCGGCCTGCGCCGCCGCCGAGCCGGGCAGCGAGCCCTGCTGTGCGCTGCCCGACGGGGTCCGGCGGGCCGCCCCGGTACGGCCGTTCGCCGACCGCGCGGACGCCCTGGCCTGGTTCTCCGCCGAACGGGACGCGCTGCGCGGCGCGGTCGAGTCGGCCGTCGCCGCCGGGCTGCACGACCGGGCCTGGCGGCTGGTGCTGCTCCAGTGGCCGCTGATCGTGTGGCAGGTCCGCGACGGCTGGGTGCCGTTGCTCGAACGGGCGCTGGCCTGCGCCGAGGCCGACGGCGACCCCGGCGCCCAGTCCCGTACCCGGGCCCTGCTCGGCTGGGTGCTGTCGGAGGAGGGCCGCCCCGAGGAGGCCCTCGCGCAGCTGGAGCTGGCGCCGGACCTCGCAGCCCTGGCGGGCGACGCCAACGCGGAGGCCATCGCCCGGATCAACCTCGCCGTGGCGCTCGTACGGGCGGGGGAACGTGCCCGGCCCGCGGAGTTGCTGGGCGCGGCGCTCTCGCTGGCCGAGCGGGCGGCCCGGCCGGACACGGCCGCCCTGGCCCTCCAGCACCTCACGGAGCACCTGCTGACGGT contains these protein-coding regions:
- a CDS encoding NB-ARC domain-containing protein codes for the protein MAAGPGPVVMLTGSAGVGKTALALHWAHRRRADFPDGRLFADLHGYSPIPARDTTSVLREFLLALGLPAERMPDSPQALGARYQELTAGRRMLVVLDNARDSAQVRPLLPGGDDCVTLVTSRSRLGELVVSDAARPVPVRELPAAQSTELLAAVLGPELVAAEPEAAARLAGLCDGLPLALRVAAARLATRPHQGLAAFAGELADEHTRLDLLNVGNTGVAAALRLTLQHLPEPARRMFHRLGPHTGAALDVRTAAALGGCLPSQAAAALDQLAAAQLVVEAGPQSYVLHDLVRLYARSLSPGHDPEGLLRLLDHWLRTLLAACAAAEPGSEPCCALPDGVRRAAPVRPFADRADALAWFSAERDALRGAVESAVAAGLHDRAWRLVLLQWPLIVWQVRDGWVPLLERALACAEADGDPGAQSRTRALLGWVLSEEGRPEEALAQLELAPDLAALAGDANAEAIARINLAVALVRAGERARPAELLGAALSLAERAARPDTAALALQHLTEHLLTVGAAEAAADHAVRGLALVAPPAAAPRRVVLRTLYGEALAATGRRGEAVRQLDDAVREARAHAYEEGENAARAALAALAER